The Cryptomeria japonica chromosome 9, Sugi_1.0, whole genome shotgun sequence DNA segment TACAAGATACAAGATGAAAAACGATGCATTGAAATAATGTTACTTGAGTCAAAAAGTAGACTGGAGACAAATCACATGAAATATGAAAGCAAACTTCAAGATACGAGATGAAAAGTAATGCATTTCAAATAATGTTATTGAGCTTTGACGTGCTCTTTGTATTTGAGAGAGAGCCCAGCTTTAGCAACTCACACAGACACTTTCTATGTCCAGATATTTTTGTCCATCTTCTGTATGATAAAACATGTTACAAAAAGGTTATGAAAACAAAGAAAACTAAACTGAATATTTGAATGAGATGAGACACTGAAAAATTAGGAAGTAAATACCTGTCAGACAGTACTGGAAAGAGAAAGTATAAAAGTCCCAGAAGTTTTTGGAACGCATAACCTTAACAATGTTCAATACAGTAAAATAATCAGACTGGGAACAAAATATATTGCTCCACTTAAGGAATGAGCCAGATTCAACATTTTCACATGCCTATATATATGACTTCCTATGTGATCTCATATACATATTTGACATTCTTGGAAGGTTTGTAAATTCAGAAAGAGTTTCTTAAACACAGAACCCCTTCACCTCTTGCTCTAATTCAGGAAGTGAATTCTTCAACTTATCAATGGTATTGACTTTCAATGATTAAAGGCCTCTGTGTCACTCCTCTTGTAGTAGGACAAACAATAAGATATAATTTGGAAAGGCTTCTAAAGAATAATTGCAGTTGAAATAAGAACGTTCTAGAAgggattttcaaattcaaaatgcatggtcaaatgtaaccgccactatgacaagttgtaaggaatatgtcttACATGAAatagtttcaaattcaaaatttaatatgaatgtaacccccacttttgcatggaaaaaaaagaatatgtgaatcaattaattcctttagtagtgggaaaatgactccctttctatataatggatttcaattttcaaaatagtAGTTCACGGTTTTTGGATGAAAAGTATTATGCAATTCTTCATGTTAGTAGTAGGATTTTGAGAACACTTTGTAAGGTAGAAGATAGTATTTTTAAAGTCTCTCGGAGGAGATTCTATCAAGCCACAAGGAAGTGTTGAAAAATATTAGTTGAGAGATTGATGTCGATTCCTACAACAAGTTCTTCGTCCAATCCAGGTTCCCCCTTTTCCATTCACTTGTTGCATATATGAATCTTGTAATCTTCAAAAGAAATCTCTTTTTAATCTCTTTTAGTTATTTATTATTTGAAATCttcctttttaaaataaattttctcTCAATTATTTCGATTAGAATAATAAGAGAAATCCCTTTTCCTATCCTTTTTAGTTTCCATGTAGGAAAATATTTGATAttagtttttttttctaaatatgcaaatctcatttaaatctttttcaaagagaaaataaatgatcTAATTTTTGGGAATAAAATAATATAAGTAAATACATTTGTTTTATTAAGAAGAAATCAAGATAGAAAGAGGAAAAATCATGTGCTTTTTCCCCTATGTGaaatctttcctcaaaatatgcatTGTATAACTTATCTTCTAGAAATCTTTCTCTAGGTGAAAACTTTACCTCAAAATATTAATTTAGCCCAAATATTTTGTACAATTTATTTCTCTGGGAAACTTTATTTCAAATGCATCATGTAAACTATTtgtttgagaaatattttctcattaTGAAAACTTTATCTGGTTATCTCAAATTGATTTTTCTGAGAAATATTTAGTCTCAGGATAAATTATCTCTCTGTGCATTTCATTGGTCAGAGTAATTTGTTTTCCTGTGTTTATTCATCTCCTCCCGAAATAATTTACTTTAGTCTCTTTTGCTCTTATGAATTTATTTATATCTAGGGGGATATATTATTTCTCTGTGCTTTTCATTTCTCTGAATAATTTTTATTCATGTGTTTATTCTCCTCCTAGAATAATTTACTCCATATGTTTGCTTGACTTTCAACATATTATTCTCCTCTGTTAAATTACCTCTCAGATTTATTTAACCTCTGCATTTAAACAAAAAGAATTAAATAATagagtatttatatatatatttgtctctgTGTTTATTTCTCTGGAAAATTTGTCTTCGAAAGGTATAATTTGTgaaaagctctctctctctctctctctctctctctctctctctctctctctctctctctctctctctctctctctctctctcaaagtGAAATTAGTGAAAAGCTCTCttgtgaaaattttcatttttcaaagTAAAATCTGTGAGTTCTACCTCTCTATGAAATATTTacctctcaaaattatgatctgtGAAATTCAGCTCTTTGTGTACAAATATCTTTGTCTATTTATCTCTGGAATACTCATCTACCCTTGTCTATTATCTCTGGATTACCCATCCCTATGTACAATATCTCTGTAAACAAGAAATTTTATCTCTTATTAAAcaggaataataataataataataaaccacaaaatcattatatatatatatatatatatatatatatatatatatatatatatatatatatatatatatatatatatatatacacaccattttttttttatgattgttgaatataataattatatctttATTTTTCCATAGGTTAAAAGAAAACGctttttgttgtttcttgtttTAAAGAATTCTTTTTAGTATCCTCTCATATTATATTAAGAGAAAGttttatgaaataattaaatttatttatttgagttatttaattaaaaaaaagtattttattagttgaagataactaaaatttattagtaataattaaaattgttttattaaaggtaaatgaaataatcatATCTTTTTAAGATTATTTAGttgaaaatttatttatatttaagttgTTAGCAAAGATTTATTTGTATCATTAGGATTAATTTGcacatttgaaaattaaaaattattcatattagttgaattgatttatagttaagcattacaaataattttaatatttaaaaacttgttcaatttatttagaatctaaggatttattcttaAGTGTAAATTatagtattaaagaaaaaaaaattaaagtggtAATAAATTTCCTAGGGAGGAGGACGACAAATGTAACTCATGATAAAAGAGTTTGATATGGAAATTTAAGTTGTAAATTTGGACCTTCCTTTTAATAAATACTTTATCTATAAAGATCTCACTATCTCCCTCAAAGATGAGAAAAGAGCCTTTGGGGGTTTTAAaggataaatattgcataaggaaatGGTCAAATTACACTTGTGGAATTCAAATAGATAATTGAACATTAAGAGATTTATTATAATGAATTAATCCTTTTTAGGATGTAGATAAAACggttaaatctccttattaaataaaatagttgacttaaggaaaacaaaagaaagggAATTGACATTGCTCTCATGCATCTTGGGAAACTTTTGCACCAATGAAATTATTCCAAGTATTGGATTCTCCCTTATTAGCTAGTCTCAAATGGAACCTAGTAGTAAATGGATTTCTCCaaaacattcaatacatttcaaatatttaatttctttatttcaaaaCTACCCctttgtatatttaaatttgtgCAAGTAATTTACCTACTATGTAAATGTGCTTAGATTCATAGCACTCTTCATGTATTTCGATCGATATGAATTTCCTTCAATCCAAGAAGTCGAATATTTGATTCATCTCTTTGTTATATTTCAAGGCATAGAGGATGGCCATTTCTATTAATGGTTAAAAACATTTGCCTTCTTGCTATAAAGAAACATAGGGCTGGTAAAGGAGAAGTTACTTTTATATTGCAAGTAATTAgtatagatatattttattaacaTTTAAGTTTCGAAAtgattttcatacaatctaatggGTATAATCTATTTTGGAAGAATAGTAGTATTAATCAAGGTGTaaagaaattttatttgaaaacCAAAATAGTTTAGTAAATGGGTGTGACAAAGGTTGAAATCTTTTACGTGAGATTATTAAACCTGACTTACTTTGCGGACCTCAAATTTAGTACTTATCTCTAATTTATAAATTATCTAATGAGACTTACCTTCGAAGCTAAACAAAGTTAGGATTCATTGTTCTAAGATTATTGGGTTCTATCATTATTAGGCAAATGAGTTTTCAAGAAAACCACCCCATGATCACTTGGAgagtaatataataaattttaattgaagTACATTTTAGGAGCAAGCATTAGCTCACTTCTAAGAATTTGGAATTGGAGAGGTTGTTATATGTAGGAAATATCTAAGGATAAAGTTAACATTACTTCAAGTGGAAAAAACAGTTAGTtatctcttgtaatcttgcaagGAATTGACATTGGTTCTAAAGCaactagaagaagattgattcAAATTGCTTAGGTTCTTTATTTTTAGCAAGtattagactctcttctaatcttattttcaaacaattagtGATTAAAAGTATTGTGGTTATTAAAGAATATtgttaatggttattttctttttccttcaaacaAGTGAATATCAATTTTATTTCCAAGTAGTATTAGATAAATTAACTTTTTctttaagcaatttagtacctttcgaGAAGTATTTCAATCTTTTTCATAAGTTATAATTTTACAAGTTTTCAAGCGAAAATTCCTTgtatattatagttttattttcatgattatattagtatattgctttacaaaagatttttgaattcaaaattagattcctagttagaaaactaaacaagaggagatgaaaccaaaaccttagcagcgttcggtatctatggtgcctctgggtcacgcttatgggtaatgccgttcatgttgaactactgcacttaacgcctaataaagctgcaacaacgacgtctatggcatcgtccctataaatcgtcggggagaaataaggctcatatggaagttaaaaaattcaaggggtgggtaatcccccttggatcgataatctaaaaagataatttttaaaatgaatttacatccgctcagttaaaccttggaaaaccccattagggtttggtggtGTGTGATAATTtggaatttatctatcttgatgatttttcaAAGTATGATAACTGATTTGAGGGtgatgtatttaataggaaataggacctagttgttttaggccacaagcatgaggccaccttgagcctttttgctatagagctaccatcgtgggtagcaaccgcagagaaactgtctgcgacattgaccctagaaagggttgcatacccaccaaacaatttacattaaaccatagttagaaaccagaactacatactttacgccttgatcccgtgttgaaacgggtatgtaggcagtctagggacgaagttgtcccttgtactcaggcattcggggatgcgggttaggatttggttatgggtgagtagttggttcttgaagctcctttgTCTTTTAATCAcatggtgcaaataataattgaaaggttaaaattaattcaatgtatACTCAGAaagaatcccatatggattcgcttgacttcccgaggctttaggccgaatttcgaggcggaactcaagcttgtttatgtaattattttaatactcctaaggacggcgacctcggtgcactcctagaaggggagtgtagtctttagagagtggctcaagacccggatggtcctgatgagtctaaagtctttggccaaagcatatcctattcttatgaatagatgcctactctatttgggtagatgcctatcccagattggatagatgaaacctcctatctCATATGGATAGATGCTTAactcatatggttagatgcccattctggttggatggatgcctatctcgtttggatagatgtacctgagtatgtgattgaataaaaattaaataagaataacaaatcaatatttttatatattagaaaaaaaaaattagttgagtttttggattaagttcaaGTGGTTTATTACACCAAGCTCATGCTTGTAGGTGATTATGTTTTCTGATTAGGAATTCAAATTTCTGATCATCATATCAAACCCATTTCAATCTTAGAATCATTATATAGGACAACATCTAACATATAACATAGCTACTGATAAACTAAAATAGGTGGCCAAGAAAGCAATCTCTCTAATTACCCATGACCAGAAATGTATACAATAACTATGTTTTGCATTTGCAGTAGAAAGTTACACTGGCAAATCCATAGTACAAACTTCCTAAGGAACTTTCCATTCCTTAAATACAACATCACGCAGGCATAACACAACATAAAATGTAGCTGCAAGTTATTATAGTATATATATTCCATTCTTATTTTGTACAACTATCATGCAGCCCATGTCACAGGTTCAGGCTCCTCTAGATTATCAAAGCAACAACAATACTTTTATAAAAAAtttacacacaatctaatccaTAAATATCATCAAATAAATTATGAAATATATAAATCTTATTTTATtaagaagaatacaatttgtttatGCCAATCTGAAAATACAACTCTAACAATGCCATTTGGATGAATGGATTACCCCATGTCAGAGGCAGAGCCGCCCAACCCAATTTCCATTGAAATTGATCTCAGTTTAGCATACATGTTGCATCTACAACACAAAAAAGTTTACAAAACCCTTCTACAACTCAATTTATTTCCATCTATGAACTAAACTATTAAAAGAACCATTGTGTTGATGTTGTTTTTTAACCTCTGTTAACACCAACAAGACCACCAACTATAGAAAATCAAAGGCATGTGTTGAATGCAAAGTATGATTAAAAACAACCTACCCCTTGCACCCACTTCCACAACTATAGCTTGAACCACAACCGCAAATTCCTCCACAGTAAGACGTGATTATTATATTTTGCACAAGGTGGTGTGAAATTATGGAGGACTAGCTATAATGCAAACAATGTTCTTATGTCACCAATGACCTAAAGAAATTGGCATCACTGAGCCAGGCCATAAAAAAGAATATTATGAGCTGCCCTGCTTTAAGATTTTGACAGAGATAAGAAGCCATAGAGATGTTTTTAACTTTCTCTTCTTTTGAAGCCATAGAGATGTTTTTAACTTTCTCTTCTTTTGAAGCCATATAGATGTTGACATTCATGGTTTAGTGCACCTCTCAAAGAGGCATTTTTACAATTAATTTTGTTGACTCCTTTTGCATACACATCTTTTAGGACCAACACAATTCCATCAGACATAAATTAGTTTTCAATGGATTCCTAATGGATCCACACATTCCATTCCAATGCTTCAACATTGACATcaacaaaccaaaaccaaaaccaaaacaaaccGTCCTGTCAGATTTTGGTAGGAACTTCGCAGCCCTGCAACCCTTGTTGTATACACTTTTTCTTTCACTTTAGGTTAATTCACTTGGAATGTAGCATTAAGCACCATGGTCCCTACTTACAACAAGATAAAATAAGATGTCAAATAGAATTTTAATATAGAACATTTTTGTAACATTTGATATTGTATTTTTAATGGTTAATCTTGATGTGGAAAGAAAAATGATAAAACACAACTATTTTTTTGCATCCTTGATCCTTTAAAAATGTTTACAAATCACAAGCTATATTATCTCTAGAAATTTAAGGTTACAAAAATTAGACAATTTACAATTGTGACCAACTTGTAATTCCTCCAATTTTCAAATGCTCCAAATTACCTAGCTAATCATatattttttattgaacaaccccaaatttaaataaagaataaagaaaagAACAACTTATTGTTAGTTTATGAATATTTTCATGTTTGAAAGATTATCATTTTCTAGAAACATATGCTTGATCAAAATATGACCAACCAAGGGTTTGATTCTTTCCCCTAAAGAATGCTTAACTTTAGAGGTAGCTTGTATCCACTTTTAAGCATTGATAGAGGAATTGCTACATTTACATCAAAATCTTTTAAAACAGTAGTGTCCACTTTTTAGAATCTATGGGAGAAGGTGCACAATCAAACCTTAGtagatttgaaaaagaaaaataacgTTGACACAAAGTTTTAAAACCCTAATGAATATTTATTAAGTTTACGGTTAGAATCAAGATACCATTAATGCCTTCAAAACAATGGTTTTAGAAAATGGTAAACATAGTAAAAGAGTGAAGAATATTCTAAACATTAAGTTTATAATCACCCAAATGATAAAGTGGAGACGAGTGTGACTAAACAAAAGATTGAAGTTAATAAATACACtaaaagtttcaagaaacaatATAGTCTTGAAGATGTTATAAGATCACAAAAGATAGATTTTAATTCATATGTTATATCTATTATTCAAAAGAAGTTTTGGAATGTGTTAAGGGAAAACATGTTTGTGTAGATGTTGGTATGTCAACTTCAATAACATTGAATTAATGTAGCATCAAGATTAGTGGTCAAgtagaaaaaaataataatgaaaaccatgatgggttctaaaaaatttatgaaaaaaataatTTGAACTCAAAGACATTCATATTACATATGAGAAGTTGAGAAAGTTAAGGTCTCTTGATCACTTGCATGAAGATAAAAAAAATTACAGCTTGGTAATTTCAAGCTCTAGAAAATTAGAATATGGAAGGCATCATATAAATGAGAGTGACAATTATTATAACAAAATTAATGTATAAATTATAGATGAAGATCAATAATCTCATTTTATGAAGAAAAATGACAAAACTATAAAGTAAGACTATTTTTTTTTAGGGGGTTagattatgattttttatttttatttttatttttagtagcAATTCTTCGATTCTACTTTTAAAATAGATATTTGTAAAACATGAGAATTTATAATAAATCTATCGATTTGGTTATTCATATCATAAGATGCATTCCATGTAGAAACAAAGAAACATTTATTTGGTTTGAAAATAGTGGAAAGCATTTAAGCTTTGAGTATATAGAGGTCACATGCATTTTTCTAGATGAATATCATGCAAACAATTATTACTATTTCTTCTCTTTATACTATGAAGTTTGTACATTTAATTACATTATTTCAATTTTCAATATTGTATGAaaataaattatagaaaatagttaataatattaaaattttcaaTGATATTTTGATCAAATGATTTTAGTCGACTTTAGGTCTAATGGTTAATGATAACAATAAACCCTAGAATTTTATATTCAACATATTGATTTATCTTCATTGCAAACTTCATCAACCAAATTTATTTTATTCCAACAACAATAGCTAATGATACCAAGGAACCACAATGGTGTTGCAATTTTTGAAAGATGGTTGTTTCTATCCTTAACATGATTTGATCTAACTATATCTATAAGAGAAAGTAACATGAAATGTATTTAGCTTGTCATGCCTATCTCATGAGTTATGGATAATCTTAATACTTTGCATGATCTAAGACTTTAAATACAATTAtgttaaacaaaatgaaataacATTGATCAATATGTGGGCTTTTATTCTATAAACCATTTTATTCTTACACTTGATAAATTATGTTAGGCTTGATCATTGATGCTTTTTAGTCACATTTGAACCCACTTTGTAATACCCTGAGGAGAGTGAATTATAATTTTTGATTGAGAAACTTGAAATTCCAATAAAGATTTTACAATTTGTTAAACCTTAATATTCTACAAGTATAGAGTGAATCACAACACTTCGACATAATCATtctatcttttatgctttcatACATGTCCACAACATGTTCCAAATATTCCACTATGCCAATAATTGAAACTAcaattttccaattttaatttgaATAGCTATAAACATTAGGCCTATAAGTTTATTTGTAACTACACAAATATGACCACTAGCAATAAAAAATTGATATGTTTAAAAAGAGTAATACACCAATGACAACTACAATTACTAATTTTATGAAACTCATGGTATGATTATAACATCATGGAATTTTGTTCTTAAGTTGTGTTATGCATATTTGGCTAAAGAAGTATATGTGACAATGATATGCAAACAACAATTATATAAAATAAGAAATAGCTTTCAAATATGAAATGGAAATAACAACTCTATAAAAATATAACAAACATTCAAATCCTAATACTCAACCTaaataaaacatttttaaaaatgacatgaaaatATGATAGTGTAAAATGACCCTAAACATTCAAACCCTAATGCtcaattgaaaaaaataatttcaaacaatgaaACACAAACAATTATATAAACTGATGGTAGACCTTTTAATTTTCTCTATGCACACTTGCCCCCTAGGCTACTCACCACTTTGACACATAAAAACTAAAATATGAGCTCTAGCTCAACCCACATTTACTCCACAAAGTcacaaaataaaaatcataaatacaACAATAAAATGTTTGTCATACAAGGTGCTTAACACACACGTGGAAAAATATTTACAACACACATACAATGATAATAAACTTTCAAATCTTAATGTTCAATCCCAAAACATTATTTGCACTGATGAAATACAAAAACAATATAAAATGACACTAAACCTTCAAACCTTAATACTCTACTCAAATAATTGCATAAACAACAATAAATTTTCAAATCCTCATTGTGCAAACCCACAAACTTGCCTCCAAACCACCTACCACTCTTGCACTGTGAATAAATGAAATTTGGGCTCTAGATCAACCCATGCTTCCTACATAAAATCACAATTAAAAAGATAAATACAAATATAGAACATCTATAACACATAAATTTTACAACATTGACTTGTAAAGAACAACTGAATAAAATAACACTAAAGTATCAAAGTCTTATTGTGGAAATCTTCAACATTGAAATGTCAACTTTCAAATGATCACTATGTGAACCCACAAACTTGCTATTCAAATTATAAGATTCGCACTCCAAATAAATGAGCCATACAATAAAACAAAAATACAACTATAAATAGACACAATAAAACCTCTCTAAAAAATAACCAAATAATAAACACTTATGTAAAATCTTCTAATATGTTAATTGGTAAAAGTATTGGGGTTGGTTGAATATATTTACCAAAATAGCCTAAACCCCTCTTTGTAAAACCTGCATAAAAATAAGCTACGGATGTGAGCAAAGCTAGAGCTACTGTGGTATTAATATCATTTGTAGGTGCGGCTAATTCCCCATGAGGTAATTTAATAATTCCCCAAGGAAAAAGAGCACCTGCCCAGTTAGAAACAAAGATAAATAGAAACATAGTCCCTATAAAAGGAACCCAGGGACCATATTCTTCTTCGCCAATCTGAGTTCTAGCCAAGTCCCGAACAAATTCGAGAACATATTCCAAAAAATTTTGTGCTCCGTTCGGAATGATTTGTGGGTCTCGAACAGCTAGAGTAGCTGAACCTAATAAGACAACAATTACAATCCAGGAAGTTATAAGTACCTGTGCATGAACTTGAAACCCCCCTATTTGCCAATAAAAATGCTGACCTACTTCCACATCGGATATCTCGTAGAAATAATTCAGTATGTTAATAGGAAATTGTAAAATATCCATATTACCCTTTATATAGAAAGATGAACTTcaaaaagaaatgattttggttcAATGACGGATTCCTCAATTATTTACACTATCATCAGTCAAGCTACGAAATAAAATAATGGAATGATTATTTGATTGATTAAGAAGATTTCTTTATTTCTATCAAAATAGATTATCTTAATCTATTCTATAAGATTTGGGAATAGTAGCCAACTTAGTTATAgcttctcttttttaatttttaattcacttTTTATAGTACAATTCTCTACCCGCGCGAATtgctaaaattaatttatttaggaTCAGGTGGATTGGTCCTCTACCATCATCATTGGCTGGGATTGGGATATCCACGAGATCTGGGTCACAATCTGTATCAGCTAAGCAAATTGTTGGAATACCCAAAGTTCTACATTCCCGAATAGCAGTATATTCTCCTTTTTGATCGAGAATTATTACAATATCGGGCAATTTTGTCATGTATCTAATACCCCCTAGATCTTTCTGCAATTTGTTCAATTCTCTCTTGAGTATTGCTGCTTCTTTTTTCGTAAATCCATCAAATCCTCCCGTATTTTTTTTTtcgttaaatttttgaatttttcaagtcTTGCTTCTGTAGTAAACCAATTAGTTAACATACCCGCGAGCCATTTTTTATTTACATAATGACATCGAGCTGCTAAAGCAGCTAATTTAGCAGCATCAACTGTTTGATGTTTTGTACCAACTATCATAAATTGTTTTCCTCTTTTTGCTCCATCAAACACAAAATCACAGGCTTCTGATAAAAAACGAGCGGTGTAAGTTAAATTTATAATATGATTATCTTTACGTTCTTTAAAAATGTAAGGTGCCATTTTAGGATTCCATTTTCTGGTCTCATGACCAAAATGAACTCCTACTTTTACCATCTCTTTCAAATTGATGTTCCAATTTTTTTTCGTcatttttgcttttctttttttaCTATGTGTAATATCTACATTCCAATGGAATGGGTTAGATTGCTTGCCGTAGCGTACTTGGTACAAGtattcatttcattttttaaatgAAATCTAACAATTTGCTTTGCtcgttttgattttttcttttttatttttactagtttcttttttatttttactagtttcttttttatttttactagcttcttttttatttttactagcttc contains these protein-coding regions:
- the LOC131077834 gene encoding ATP synthase subunit a, chloroplastic-like; its protein translation is MDILQFPINILNYFYEISDVEVGQHFYWQIGGFQVHAQVLITSWIVIVVLLGSATLAVRDPQIIPNGAQNFLEYVLEFVRDLARTQIGEEEYGPWVPFIGTMFLFIFVSNWAGALFPWGIIKLPHGELAAPTNDINTTVALALLTSVAYFYAGFTKRGLGYFGKYIQPTPILLPINILEDFT